The proteins below are encoded in one region of Halichoerus grypus chromosome X, mHalGry1.hap1.1, whole genome shotgun sequence:
- the HNRNPH2 gene encoding heterogeneous nuclear ribonucleoprotein H2, with protein MMLSTEGREGFVVKVRGLPWSCSADEVMRFFSDCKIQNGTSGIRFIYTREGRPSGEAFVELESEDEVKLALKKDRETMGHRYVEVFKSNSVEMDWVLKHTGPNSPDTANDGFVRLRGLPFGCSKEEIVQFFSGLEIVPNGMTLPVDFQGRSTGEAFVQFASQEIAEKALKKHKERIGHRYIEIFKSSRAEVRTHYDPPRKLMAMQRPGPYDRPGAGRGYNSIGRGAGFERMRRGAYGGGYGGYDDYGGYNDGYGFGSDRFGRDLNYCFSGMSDHRYGDGGSSFQSTTGHCVHMRGLPYRATENDIYNFFSPLNPMRVHIEIGPDGRVTGEADVEFATHEDAVAAMAKDKANMQHRYVELFLNSTAGTSGGAYDHSYVELFLNSTAGASGGAYGSQMMGGMGLSNQSSYGGPASQQLSGGYGGGYGGQSSMSGYDQVLQENSSDYQSNLA; from the coding sequence ATGATGCTGAGCACAGAAGGCAGGGAGGGGTTCGTGGTGAAGGTCAGGGGCCTACCCTGGTCCTGCTCAGCTGATGAAGTGATGCGCTTCTTTTCCGATTGTAAAATCCAAAATGGCACATCAGGTATCCGTTTCATCTACACCAGAGAAGGCAGACCAAGTGGTGAAGCATTTGTTGAACTTGAATCCGAAGATGAAGTGAAATTGGCTTTGAAGAAGGACAGAGAAACCATGGGACACAGATACGTTGAAGTTTTCAAGTCCAACAGTGTTGAAATGGACTGGGTGTTGAAGCATACAGGTCCGAATAGTCCCGACACCGCCAATGATGGCTTCGTCCGGCTTCGAGGACTCCCATTTGGCTGTAGCAAGGAAGAGATTGTTCAGTTCTTTTCTGGGTTGGAAATTGTGCCAAATGGGATGACGCTGCCGGTGGACTTTCAGGGGCGGAGCACAGGGGAGGCGTTTGTGCAGTTTGCTTCCCAGGAGATAGCTGAGAAGGCCTTAAAGAAACACAAGGAAAGAATAGGGCACAGGTACATTGAGATCTTCAAGAGTAGCCGAGCTGAAGTCCGAACCCACTACGACCCCCCTCGAAAGCTCATGGCCATGCAGCGGCCAGGTCCCTATGATAGGCCGGGGGCTGGCAGAGGGTATAATAGCATTGGCAGAGGGGCAGGGTTTGAAAGGATGAGGCGTGGTGCCTACGGTGGAGGGTACGGAGGCTATGACGACTATGGTGGCTATAATGATGGGTATGGCTTTGGGTCGGATAGATTCGGAAGAGACCTCAATTACTGTTTTTCGGGAATGTCTGATCATAGATATGGAGATGGTGGGTCCAGTTTCCAGAGCACCACAGGGCACTGTGTACACATGAGGGGATTACCTTACAGagccactgagaatgatatttacaattttttctcaCCTCTTAACCCCATGAGAGTGCACATTGAAATCGGACCTGATGGCCGAGTTACTGGTGAGGCAGATGTTGAATTTGCTACCCATGAAGATGCCGTGGCAGCAATGGCAAAAGACAAAGCTAATATGCAACACAGATATGTGGAGCTCTTCTTGAATTCTACTGCAGGAACAAGTGGGGGTGCATATGATCACAGCTATGTAGAACTCTTTTTGAATTCTACAGCAGGGGCAAGTGGCGGTGCTTATGGCAGTCAAATGATGGGAGGGATGGGCTTATCCAACCAGTCTAGTTATGGGGGTCCTGCTAGTCAGCAGCTGAGTGGTGGCTACGGAGGTGGTTACGGTGGTCAGAGCAGTATGAGTGGATACGACCAAGTTCTGCAGGAAAACTCCAGTGACTATCAGTCAAACCTCGCTTAG
- the GLA gene encoding alpha-galactosidase A, with the protein MKLKGEVQLPGFLLALRFLALVLWSFPGARALDNGLAMTPTMGWLHWERFMCNVDCQEEPDSCISEKLFMQMAELMESDGWKDVGYEYLCIDDCWMAPKRDSEGRLQADPKRFPSGIRRLADYVHSKGLKLGIYADVGNKTCAGFPGSFGHYDIDAKTFADWGVDLLKFDGCYCDSVEHLEKGYKRMSLALNRTGRSIVYSCEWPLYMWPFRKPNYTEIRQYCNHWRNFEDVYDSWQSVKSILAWASSNQKRIVDVAGPGGWNDPDMLVIGNFGLSWDQQVTQMALWAIMAAPLLMSNDLREISPQAKALLQDKDVIAINQDPLGKQGYRLRKEDNIEVWERPLSDLAWAVAMVNLQEIGGPRFHTISIASLGQGLACIPDCMITQLLPEKRKLGFYQWTSDLKTKINPTGTVLLRLAAT; encoded by the exons ATGAAGCTGAAAGGCGAAGTGCAGCTGCCGGGCTTCCTGCTGGCACTTCGCTTCCTGGCCCTGGTTCTCTGGAGCTTCCCTGGGGCCAGGGCCCTGGACAATGGCTTGGCGATGACCCCTACGATGGGCTGGCTGCACTGGGAGCGCTTCATGTGCAATGTTGACTGCCAAGAAGAGCCGGATTCCTGTATCAG TGAGAAGCTCTTCATGCAGATGGCAGAACTCATGGAGTCAGATGGCTGGAAGGATGTAGGTTATGAGTACCTCTGCATTGATGACTGTTGGATGGCTCCCAAAAGAGATTCAGAAGGCAGACTTCAGGCAGACCCTAAACGCTTTCCTAGTGGGATCCGACGCCTTGCTGATTAT GTCCATAGCAAAGGACTGAAGCTAGGAATTTATGCAGATGTTGGAAATAAAACCTGTGCAGGCTTCCCTGGGAGTTTTGGACACTATGACATTGATGCCAAGACCTTTGCTGACTGGGGAGTAGATCTGCTAAAATTTGATGGTTGTTACTGTGACAGCGTGGAACATTTGGAAAAAG GTTATAAGCGTATGTCCTTGGCCCTGAACAGGACTGGCAGAAGCATTGTGTATTCCTGTGAGTGGCCCCTTTATATGTGGCCTTTTCGTAAG CCCAATTACACAGAAATCCGACAGTACTGCAATCACTGGAGAAATTTTGAGGATGTTTATGATTCTTGGCAAAGTGTAAAGAGTATCTTGGCCTGGGCATCTTCTAACCAGAAGAGAATTGTAGATGTCGCAGGACCAGGGGGTTGGAATGACCCAGATATG TTAGTGATTGGTAACTTTGGCCTCAGCTGGGACCAGCAGGTAACTCAGATGGCCCTGTGGGCTATCATGGCCGCTCCGTTACTCATGTCCAATGACCTCCGAGAGATCAGCCCTCAAGCCAAAGCCCTCCTTCAGGATAAGGATGTAATTGCCATCAACCAGGACCCCTTGGGCAAGCAGGGGTACCGGCTTAGAAAG GAAGACAACATTGAGGTGTGGGAACGCCCACTGTCGGACTTAGCCTGGGCTGTGGCTATGGTAAACCTGCAGGAGATTGGTGGACCTCGTTTTCATACCATCTCTATTGCTTCCCTGGGTCAGGGGTTGGCCTGTATTCCTGACTGCATGATCACACAGCTCCTGCCTGAGAAGAGAAAGCTTGGGTTTTATCAGTGGACTTCAGATTTAAAAACTAAGATAAATCCCACAGGCACCGTTTTACTTCGGCTGGCAGCGACCTAG